A window from Sinorhizobium mexicanum encodes these proteins:
- the nifN gene encoding nitrogenase iron-molybdenum cofactor biosynthesis protein NifN gives MSGILPQTKSSAVNPLKSSQPLGAALAFLGIDGAIPLFHGSQGCTSFALVLLVRHFKEAVPLQTTAMDEVATILGGMDHLEEAILNLKTRTNPKLIGVCTTALAETRGEDFARDLANIKMMHAKELAGTEIVLANTPDFHGAIEEGWARAVTALIQRLTLRGERVRQSKKIAILPGWNLTVADIALLRETVESFGLKPVILPDLSGSLDGTVPDDRWVPTTYGGTSVKDIQELGTAVQCIAIGEHMRPPAEVLQRLTGVPYALFHSLTGLKDTDRFVSLLSSISRAPAPAIIRRRRAQLQDALLDGHLHFGGKKIAIAAEPDQLYQFATFFTGMGAEISAAVTTTGTSKILKKVPAEQVQVGDLGDLEGLAAGADLLVTHSHGRQAAERLGIPLMRIGFPIFDRLGSQHKLTILYQGTRDLIFDVANIFQPNQHAPRPESLDPFRK, from the coding sequence ATGAGCGGCATCCTCCCCCAAACCAAATCGTCGGCGGTCAATCCGCTAAAGTCCTCGCAGCCGCTGGGTGCCGCGCTCGCCTTCCTTGGGATCGATGGTGCAATCCCGCTATTCCACGGCAGCCAAGGCTGCACCAGCTTTGCTCTGGTACTTCTCGTGCGGCACTTTAAGGAAGCCGTTCCCTTGCAGACCACGGCGATGGACGAGGTGGCGACGATCCTCGGTGGCATGGACCATCTGGAGGAAGCGATCCTCAATCTAAAGACCCGCACGAACCCGAAACTGATCGGGGTCTGCACGACGGCGCTAGCGGAAACCCGTGGAGAGGATTTCGCAAGGGATCTCGCGAACATCAAGATGATGCACGCTAAAGAACTCGCAGGTACGGAGATTGTTCTGGCCAACACGCCGGATTTCCATGGTGCGATTGAGGAGGGTTGGGCCCGGGCGGTCACCGCCCTGATCCAAAGACTTACACTGCGTGGTGAGCGGGTTCGGCAGTCGAAGAAGATTGCGATCCTGCCGGGCTGGAACCTCACGGTCGCTGACATCGCGCTTTTGCGCGAGACGGTGGAAAGCTTCGGCCTCAAGCCAGTGATTCTGCCCGACCTCTCCGGCTCGCTCGATGGTACGGTGCCAGACGACCGTTGGGTGCCGACCACCTATGGCGGCACCAGCGTTAAGGACATCCAGGAGCTTGGCACGGCGGTGCAATGCATCGCGATCGGCGAGCATATGCGCCCTCCGGCGGAGGTGCTGCAAAGACTGACCGGAGTGCCTTATGCCTTGTTTCATTCCCTTACAGGATTGAAGGACACAGACCGTTTCGTCTCGCTGCTTTCTTCAATCTCCCGTGCGCCAGCGCCAGCGATAATCCGCCGTCGCCGCGCACAGCTTCAGGACGCCTTGCTCGACGGACACCTTCATTTTGGCGGCAAAAAGATTGCCATCGCCGCCGAGCCGGACCAGCTTTACCAGTTCGCGACTTTCTTCACCGGGATGGGCGCCGAAATCTCGGCGGCTGTCACCACGACCGGCACCTCGAAAATTCTCAAGAAGGTGCCGGCCGAACAGGTCCAGGTCGGCGATCTTGGCGATCTCGAAGGTCTTGCCGCGGGCGCTGATCTCCTCGTCACCCATTCGCACGGACGCCAGGCGGCCGAGCGCCTCGGTATTCCGCTCATGCGCATCGGTTTCCCGATCTTCGACCGACTCGGCAGCCAGCATAAGCTCACGATCCTCTATCAGGGGACGCGCGACCTGATCTTCGATGTTGCCAACATCTTCCAGCCCAACCAGCACGCGCCAAGGCCCGAGTCACTCGATCCATTCCGTAAATGA